The proteins below come from a single Aspergillus oryzae RIB40 DNA, chromosome 5 genomic window:
- a CDS encoding uncharacterized protein (predicted protein) → MRRGVLIFLVVNLLILSFLVRSVFTLLSLLVEDASADAIHRAELPSPNSSLIEQRPQVIPKIIHQTYKNETIPEVWREAQQSCIDLHPDYEYILWTNEKAREFIAHEYPWFLATFDGYKYPIQRADSIRYFVLAHYGGTYIDLDDGCNRRLDPLLSYPAWVRRTAPTGISNDAMGSVPQHPFFLRVIELLQSYDRSWLLPYITVMYSTGPLFLSVIWKEYMQEAMGESSRVRILMQDEYNRYSWSFFTHHVGNSWHGKDARLIFWMGQHWMFLTVCGFILVGSVGFCLWWVYGRLILLGSKYRYRYTKVPTFISVSGLSPTRRPRRPTPTLLRRVSFKEDEETGPITETSYELYSRRD, encoded by the exons ATGCGGAGAGGCGTCTTGATCTTCCTCGTTGTCAACCTCCTGATTCTATCTTTCCTTGTTCGCAGTGTCTTCACCCTTCTATCATTGCTAGTGGAAGATGCTTCCGCCGATGCAATTCATCGCGCGGAGCTTCCCTCGCCAAATTCCAGTCTGATCGAGCAGCGGCCGCAAGTAATCCCTAAGATCATCCACCAAACCTACAAGAACGAGACAATTCCTGAAGTGTGGAGGGAGGCGCAACAAAGTTGCATTGACTTGCATCCTGACTATGAGTATATT CTTTGGACGAACGAGAAGGCGCGCGAATTCATCGCACATGAATACCCCTGGTTCCTCGCTACCTTTGATGGTTACAAGTATCCTATCCAGCGAGCAGACTCAATCCGATACTTTGTCCTGGCCCACTATGGCGGCACATACATTGACCTTGATGAC GGCTGCAACCGTCGTTTAGACCCCCTCCTCTCTTACCCTGCTTGGGTACGTCGCACCGCTCCGACAGGCATTTCCAATGATGCGATGGGATCTGTTCCGCAGCACCCGTTCTTCCTTCGGGTGATCGAACTGTTACAGTCGTACGACCGTAGCTGGTTGCTTCCATACATCACAGTGATGTACTCCACTGGACCTCTGTTCCTTTCGGTGATCTGGAAGGAATATATGCAGGAAGCTATGGGCGAATCGTCGCGGGTTCGGATTCTGATGCAGGACGAGTACAACAGGTATTCATGGAGCTTTTTCACCCACCACGTCGGTAATAGCTGGCACGGTAAAGATGCACGCTTGATTTTCTGGATGGGACAGCATTGGATGTTCCTGACGGTGTGCGGCTTTATCCTTGTAGGGTCCGTTGGTTTCTGCCTCTGGTGGGTTTATGGTCGACTGATTTTGTTGGGCTCGAAGTATCGTTATCGGTACACCAAGGTTCCAACATTCATCTCTGTTTCCGGCCTATCCCCTACTCGCAGACCACGGCGCCCGACCCCGACATTGCTGCGCCGTGTCTCTTTtaaagaggacgaagaaacAGGGCCTATCACTGAGACCTCATACGAGCTCTACAGTCGTCGTGATTGA
- a CDS encoding uncharacterized protein (predicted protein) translates to MKMMEEEEEEEEDGENEGSVGTFYTTWTYLRVEGQHTEGFSHWSSSMTGMSIPNLEVESPVRCMGLECRGTSKVGGYWQIKFQAETRVSKLLSLSSGGIDQGAREKQWGSFGVLPEHYQSCKYPSTPTVIPVVSSQVY, encoded by the exons atgaagatgatggaagaagaagaagaagaagaagaagatggagagaatgaagggAGCGTAGGTACCTTTTATACTACTTGGACATACCTTAGGGTGGAGGGGCAGCATACCGAAGGATTCTCACACTGGTCCAGTAGCATGACAGGAATGTCGATACCCAACCTTGAAGTGGAAAGTCCCGTTCGTTGCATGGGCCTTGAATGTAGAGGCACATCGAAAGTCGGCGGCTATTGGCAGATCAAATTCCAAGCTGAAACACGCGTCTCAaagcttctttctcttagCTCAGGAGGTATTGACCAAGGAGCGCGCGAGAAACAATGGGGCTCCTTCGGGGTTCTCCCGGAGCACTACCAGTC GTGTAAGTATCCATCTACTCCTACGGTAATACCTGTAGTATCCTCCCAGGTATATTGA
- a CDS encoding uncharacterized protein (predicted protein), with product MKPVFFTNTLYLLLPVLASAAPAPIIGRDIHSRGTSITAQQIIAIAPSSAQSCTNRADKNAPTECADAEKVATNIAKSFDKYQVTSPAEQAAVISLMALESVEFLYNRNKSPGVPGQGSMYLQSVPVEKCEK from the coding sequence atgaaGCCAGTTTTCTTTACCAATACACTGTATCTCCTCTTGCCAGTGCTGGCCAGTGCGGCGCCAGCCCCGATTATAGGACGAGATATCCATTCGAGGGGCACAAGCATCACGGCCCAGCAAATTATAGCCATCGCACCAAGTTCCGCACAATCTTGCACAAATCGTGCTGATAAGAATGCTCCTACCGAGTGTGCCGATGCTGAAAAAGTGGCTACGAATATTGCCAAGTCGTTTGACAAGTACCAGGTCACAAGCCCTGCTGAGCAGGCGGCTGTGATTAGTTTGATGGCTTTGGAGAGCGTGGAATTCCTATATAATAGGAATAAAAGTCCTGGCGTACCGGGACAAGGAAGTATGTACCTCCAGTCAGTCCCTGTTGAGAAATGCGAGAAGTAA
- the his3 gene encoding imidazoleglycerol-phosphate dehydratase HIS3 (imidazoleglycerol-phosphate dehydratase) → MSLPQRTASLTRITNETKIQISLSLDGGVLPPYEPTDHFPAPEDPKEAEAATHGIVPPKDAHHATQFTATQQITVSTGIGFLDHMLHALAKHSGMSLAIRAKGDLYIDDHHTTEDTFLALGAAFTKALGARQSIARFGRGDAPLDEALSWAVIDISSRPWAVINLGFRREKIGDLSTEMITHGLQSFAQEAGVTLHVCCTYGDNDHHRAESAFKALAVAIRTACTRRVAGEVGAGDIVSTKGVL, encoded by the exons ATGTCCCTCCCTCAGCGTACAGCCTCCCTCACTAGAATCACCAACGAGACGAAGATTCAAATCTCGCTATCCTTGGATGGAGGCGTCCTTCCTCCTTATGAACCAACCGATCATTTCCCCGCCCCTGAAGACCCCAAGGAGGCCGAAGCCGCGACGCACGGAATTGTCCCTCCCAAAGATGCCCACCATGCGACGCAGTTCACCGCCACACAGCAGATCACCGTGAGCACGGGAATTGGCTTCCTCGACCATATGCTGCACGCTCTCGCGAAGCATTCAGGAATGAGTTTGGCCATCAGAGCCAAGGGAGACctgtaca TTGATGACCACCACACCACCGAAGATACTTTCCTTGCTCTTGGAGCAGCCTTCACCAAAGCCCTGGGCGCCCGGCAATCTATTGCCCGCTTCGGTCGCGGCGATGCACCTCTCGACGAGGCTCTCTCGTGGGCTGTCATTGATATCTCCAGCCGTCCCTGGGCTGTGATCAACCTTGGTTTCCGTCGTGAAAAGATCGGCGATCTTAGCACGGAGATGATCACGCACGGTTTGCAGAGCTTTGCTCAAGAAGCGGGTGTGACTCTTCATGTGTGCTGCACCTACGGTGACAATGACCACCATCGCGCGGAGAGTGCATTCAAAGCCTTGGCTGTGGCTATTCGCACAGCGTGCACTAGGAGGGTGGCCGGTGAAGTCGGCGCAGGAGATATTGTCAGTACCAAGGGTGTGCTGTAA
- a CDS encoding uncharacterized protein (predicted protein), with translation MQITNGLSIAQFGSVSILAHMIMILPHPFKFSPSATPPAPSQPQAQSSPRPGPSLLSKDYLRSRLFYRPLEGFSEWLSPASRIYRGLTPQYKVFLQIAAMTLGGCIWAERRVNDYIDLIRKTKRAERLEAQRAARYAE, from the coding sequence ATGCAAATCACTAACGGACTATCCATCGCCCAGTTTGGCTCCGTCTCTATTCTAGCGCATATGATCATGATCCTCCCCCATCCTTTCAAGTTCTCTCCCTCCGCAACACCACCTGCACCGTCACAGCCTCAGGCCCAATCCTCGCCCCGACCAGGACCGTCGCTCCTTTCGAAAGACTACCTCCGATCCAGGCTATTCTATCGCCCCCTGGAAGGTTTCTCGGAATGGCTGTCTCCGGCTTCCCGGATCTATCGGGGTCTAACCCCCCAGTACAAGGTTTTTCTCCAGATCGCAGCTATGACTCTAGGAGGTTGTATCTGGGCTGAGAGAAGGGTGAATGACTATATCGACCTCATCCGGAAAACCAAGCGGGCGGAACGGTTGGAGGCCCAGAGGGCGGCAAGATATGCGGAATAA